One part of the Pseudomonadota bacterium genome encodes these proteins:
- the nspC gene encoding carboxynorspermidine decarboxylase — METPVYLLDETLMEENMRILQYVKDRTGCKVLHALKSYASFATFPMMSRYLDGTCASGLLEARLGYEEFKKEVHTFGAAYREKEIRQILKYSDSIIFNSFYQLHKYGKMARESGLEIGLRVNPGHTEVATDMYNPCAPYSRLGIVYDAFSEEFPKHKNIVDGLHFHAMCEQNSDVLERILKSFEKLYGQYIKGLKWVNFGGGHHITRDDYDLELLIRLINAFKKKYGVQVYLEPGEASVYNAGVLISSVLDIIKIDASAETHMPDVLLMPYRPYIMKSAEPNEKKYTYRVAGPSCLAGDVMGDYSFDEPLKRGDRLVFTDMVLYSIVKSTTFNGINLPDIAVIRDEGKIEVVKKFGYKDYKGRQS; from the coding sequence ATAGAAACTCCTGTTTACCTCCTGGACGAAACCCTTATGGAAGAAAATATGCGGATCTTGCAATATGTAAAAGATCGCACAGGCTGCAAGGTATTACACGCCTTGAAATCATACGCTTCATTCGCTACTTTTCCGATGATGAGCAGGTATCTGGACGGAACGTGTGCGAGTGGTCTCCTTGAAGCCAGACTTGGCTATGAAGAATTCAAGAAGGAGGTGCACACCTTCGGGGCAGCATACAGAGAAAAAGAAATCAGGCAGATACTGAAGTATTCTGACTCCATCATATTCAATTCCTTTTATCAACTTCATAAATACGGGAAAATGGCAAGGGAAAGCGGCTTGGAAATAGGCTTGAGAGTGAATCCGGGACACACCGAGGTCGCGACCGACATGTACAACCCATGCGCGCCATATTCGAGGCTGGGAATAGTCTACGACGCATTCAGCGAGGAATTCCCGAAGCATAAGAACATAGTGGATGGGCTACACTTTCATGCGATGTGTGAGCAAAATTCAGACGTCCTTGAAAGAATTCTGAAATCCTTCGAAAAACTCTATGGACAATACATTAAGGGACTGAAATGGGTGAATTTCGGAGGCGGCCACCACATAACGCGTGACGATTATGATCTGGAGCTTCTCATCAGACTCATAAACGCATTCAAGAAAAAATACGGAGTGCAGGTATATCTCGAACCTGGTGAAGCCAGCGTCTACAATGCGGGAGTCTTGATCTCCTCTGTTCTGGATATTATAAAAATAGATGCATCGGCAGAAACGCATATGCCGGATGTGCTGCTTATGCCTTACAGGCCGTACATAATGAAGTCAGCTGAGCCGAATGAGAAGAAATATACCTATAGAGTCGCAGGACCAAGCTGTCTTGCGGGGGATGTTATGGGCGATTATTCCTTCGATGAGCCTCTAAAGAGAGGAGACAGGCTGGTTTTTACCGACATGGTCCTCTATAGCATAGTGAAAAGCACTACCTTTAATGGAATCAATCTCCCCGATATCGCAGTGATAAGGGATGAGGGAAAGATAGAGGTAGTGAAGAAGTTTGGGTACAAGGATTACAAAGGCAGACAATCATGA